A portion of the Caenorhabditis elegans chromosome III genome contains these proteins:
- the T07C4.3 gene encoding ANK_REP_REGION domain-containing protein (Confirmed by transcript evidence) produces the protein MTDSQSTQMGRGRHAKRNKSTASVGSKKNRTQSTASGKFQPSVDGFTTFIVAVSRLGKQGQEFTWHDLRKVYHKETQRQLTAEELNAIFSSKNLTKREIFELPKVKRFMTSMDGSMMCRFRLIADPQEVYDDDLPPLMSTSVETDVITEDTSSDHSQAVSPSSGNPIAISTDCDDKAAGPTSDLSKSDNSPSQRSLAQQSSMTDDEGWVSGKDVRSENSSPVEDKDEVDGSKMEMEDDVFEEDQRIAAESDQVDSAMVADVIIVEEAKVEKLFKAQEIVAPIVLTESIDAAFEAVIQSVSHADATLSMTQNASEEAKVHATPPLPAERKTMVSAELANGKPIKHLIEKFDAGVNFAEHKPKSIYAQVLEEIGGSAPRVDEVFSASKKEEHAETEVTNVIFRSTSTHSSIIANGKEQLAEFVAEQEARQKVTTPNPVKEETENAFCAKEQSSMSSLDREYFASKTKLNEDLFAELGVKDTDGFQLKTVDSNGSGPGSSEIITVIETPLKDDHRKRADSVEFQSDADVPYSLCSEDEAEPMTMIDKSMKVSQSAEQLSPVKEEQKAKTVVVNVELDGNRADPTIKDRIAALQAIVSKQHVPIAKVDSVDDDVRILSRTEELQHMALEAKPSPQALGALRRRHVRFMRGCCVVQ, from the exons ATGACGGATTCTCAAAG CACTCAAATGGGTCGTGGAAGACACGCTAAGCGAAACAAGAGCACCGCTTCCGTCGGCAGCAAGAAAAATCGCACACAGTCGACtgcatctggaaaattccagCCAAGCGTT gatGGTTTCACCACGTTTATCGTGGCAGTTTCCAGACTAGGAAAGCAAGGACAAGAGTTCACATGGCATGATCTGAGAAAGGTTTACCATAAGGAGACCCAACGTCAACTCACCGCCGAAGAGCTCAATGCGATCTTCTCATCGAAGAACTTGACCAA ACGAGAAATCTTCGAGCTTCCAAAGGTCAAAAGGTTCATGACATCGATGGATGGGAGTATGATGTGCAGGTTTCGCCTGATCGCCGATCCACAGGAAGTTTACGATGACGATCTCCCTCCATTGATGTCCACATCGGTCGAAACCGACG TTATCACTGAAGACACGTCATCCGATCACTCACAAGCTGTATCACCATCAAGTGGGAATCCGATTGCGATCTCAACAGACTGCGATGACAAAGCAGCTGGTCCAACTTCGGATTTAAGCAAGTCCGACAACTCTCCATCGCAAAGGTCTCTGGCACAACAGTCTTCAATGACTGATGACGAAGGATGGGTGTCTGGGAAGGAT gttcgcTCGGAAAATTCATCGCCGGTTGAGGATAAGGATGAGGTTGACGGTTCTAAGATGGAGATGGAAGACGATGTCTTTGAAGAAGATCAGAGAATCGCTGCTGAAAGCGATCAGGTCGACAGTGCAATGGTTGCTGATGTGATTATTGTGGAGGAGGCAAAAGTTGAGAAGCTTTTCAAGGCTCAAGAGATTGTGGCTCCGATAGTGCTCACGGAATCAATTGATGCCGCCTTTGAAGCAGTTATTCAATCAGTTTCACATGCGGATGCAACTCTTTCCATGACACA AAACGCTTCCGAAGAGGCGAAAGTGCACGCGACGCCGCCGTTGCCCGCCGAAAGAAAAACTATGGTGTCCGCAGAACTCGCCAACGGGAAACCCATCAAGCATCTCATCGAGAAGTTCGATGCCGGCGTCAACTTTGCAGAGCACAAGCCAAAATCCATTTATGCGCAGGTTCTCGAAGAAATTGGAGGCTCCGCGCCTAGAGTGGATGAAGTGTTTTCGGCGTCAAAGAAGGAGGAACACGCGGAGACTGAAGTGACAAATGTCATCTTCAGAAGCACTTCTACTCACAGTAGCATCATTGCGAACGGGAAGGAGCAGCTGGCCGAATTCGTCGCCGAGCAAGAAGCCAGACAAAAAGTCACTACTCCTAATCCAGTTAAAGAGGAAACTGAGAACGCGTTCTGTGCCAAAGAACAATCTTCAATGTCTTCATTGGATCGAGAGTACTTTGCATCCAAGACTAAATTGAATGAGGATCTATTTGCAGAG ctcGGAGTCAAAGATACCGATGGTTTCCAGCTCAAAACAGTCGACAGTAATGGCAGTGGACCAGGATCCTCGGAGATCATCACAGTCATTGAGACTCCATTGAAGGATGATCACCGAAAACGAGCAGATTCCGTGGAG tttcaGAGTGACGCAGATGTTCCATACTCATTGTGCAGTGAAGATGAAGCGGAACCGATGACAATGATCGACAAGTCGATGAAAGTATCACAAAGTGCCGAGCAGTTGTCCCCTGTAAAAGAAGAGCAGAAGGCTAAGACTGTAGTAGTCAACGTCGAGCTGGACGGCAATCGTGCGGATCCCACAATCAAAGATCGCATTGCAGCACTGCAGGCGATAGTGTCAAAGCAACATGTGCCAATCGCAAAAGTGGACAGCGTCGACGATGATGTCAGGATTCTCAGCAGAACCGAGGAGCTTCAACATATGGCACTGGAGGCGAAACCTTCCCCTCAAGCG ctcggaGCACTCCGCCGCCGCCACGTTCGATTCATGCGAGGATGCTGCGTTGTCCAGTAG
- the tbx-8 gene encoding T-box transcription factor tbx-8 (Confirmed by transcript evidence), whose protein sequence is MTDQVYVTLREDQDKLWNLFHYHKNEMIVTKSGRKMFPKLEYVVRGLTPNKLYAMMLHIEPSDDHRYKFSSGEWVKSGKAEKHREPKKLWHADGVRSGKEWMTNPVCFDRVKITNCAESTNASMIFLHSMHKYTPVMSIYESPSESPFSVPQPSTRLVTSVRLTYTEFIAVTAYQNDAVIKLKIKFNPFAKGFREGSQSDRKRNSPSADDSTTDESSSQVSSPQPKKSRTVSVSPPLMPRILPTMIPPPPAINPLFYSLPYFSHLAATGNFPPVPFQFPFGLPCFSPMSFPTPPPSLKNVKKEEQEDIEQEINVV, encoded by the exons ATGACAGATCAAGTGTATGTGACACTTCGAGAAGATCAGGATAAGCTGTGGAACCTCTTCCATTATCATAAAAACGAGATGATTGTCACAAAATCCGGCAGGAAAATGTTCCCGAAGCTTGAGTATGTGGTCAGAGGTCTCACGCCGAACAAGCTCTACGCTATGATGCTTCATATTGAGCCATCCGACGATCATCGGTACAAGTTCAGCAGTGGAGAATGGGTCAAGTCGGGAAAAGCCGAAAAGCACAGGGAGCCAAAGAAGTTGTGGCATGCGGATGGAGTTAGAAGtggaaa agaatGGATGACCAACCCAGTTTGCTTCGATCGtgtaaaaatcacaaattgcGCTGAATCTACAAATGCATCAATG ATTTTCCTTCACAGCATGCACAAATACACACCAGTAATGTCAATCTACGAGTCCCCATCGGAGAGCCCATTCAGCGTCCCACAACCATCGACCCGTCTTGTCACTTCTGTTCGACTCACTTATACCGAATTTATTGCAGTTACAGCGTACCAG aaCGACGCAGTAATCAAGCTGAAAATCAAGTTCAACCCATTTGCCAAAGGATTCCGAGAGGGAAGCCAATCAGACAGAAAACGAAATTCTCCATCCGCCGACGACTCTACAACAGATGAAAGCTCATCTCAAGTCTCTTCTCCTCAGCCAAAAAAGTCACGAACCGTGTCAGTATCACCTCCATTGATGCCACGGATCCTTCCAACAATgattccaccaccaccagccaTCAATCCCCTTTTCTACAGTCTCCCCTACTTTTCCCATTTGGCAGCCACCGGGAACTTCCCGCCTGTACCATTCCAATTCCCATTTGGACTTCCATGCTTCTCCCCAATGTCATTTCCAACACCTCCGccatctttgaaaaatgtcaagaaAGAAGAGCAAGAGGATATTGAGCAGGAAATCAATGTAgtttaa
- the ttr-15 gene encoding Transthyretin-like protein 15 (Confirmed by transcript evidence) has protein sequence MRALLFTSVVLLALAFVEAKKQTITVKGTTICNKKRIQAEVTLWEKDTLDPDDKLASMQSNKEGEFSLTGSDDEITSISPYLIITHNCNVKKAGCKRVSEYLIPKEKIGGTYDMTYVTLDILSAKDKEKC, from the exons atgcGTGCTTTACTATTCACCTCTGTTGTTCTTTTGGCTTTGGCTTTTGTTGAGGCAAAGAAGCAGACTATCACTGTCAAGGGTACAACTATTTGTAATAAGAAGAGAATTCAGGCGGAGGTTACCCTTTGGGAGAAAGATACTC tcgACCCCGATGACAAGCTCGCCTCAATGCAATCGAACAAAGAAGGAGAGTTCTCACTTACCGGATCCGACGACGAGATCACCTCAATCTCTCCATACCTCATAATCACCCACAACTGCAACGTGAAGAAGGCCGGATGCAAGCGTGTTTCAGAGTATTTGATTCCAAAGGAGAAGATCGGTGGAACCTATGATATGACATACGTCACTCTTGATATTCTTTCCGCTAAAGACAAGGAGAAGTgctaa
- the T07C4.3 gene encoding ANK_REP_REGION domain-containing protein (Confirmed by transcript evidence), with protein sequence MTDSQSTQMGRGRHAKRNKSTASVGSKKNRTQSTASGKFQPSDGFTTFIVAVSRLGKQGQEFTWHDLRKVYHKETQRQLTAEELNAIFSSKNLTKREIFELPKVKRFMTSMDGSMMCRFRLIADPQEVYDDDLPPLMSTSVETDVITEDTSSDHSQAVSPSSGNPIAISTDCDDKAAGPTSDLSKSDNSPSQRSLAQQSSMTDDEGWVSGKDVRSENSSPVEDKDEVDGSKMEMEDDVFEEDQRIAAESDQVDSAMVADVIIVEEAKVEKLFKAQEIVAPIVLTESIDAAFEAVIQSVSHADATLSMTQNASEEAKVHATPPLPAERKTMVSAELANGKPIKHLIEKFDAGVNFAEHKPKSIYAQVLEEIGGSAPRVDEVFSASKKEEHAETEVTNVIFRSTSTHSSIIANGKEQLAEFVAEQEARQKVTTPNPVKEETENAFCAKEQSSMSSLDREYFASKTKLNEDLFAELGVKDTDGFQLKTVDSNGSGPGSSEIITVIETPLKDDHRKRADSVESDADVPYSLCSEDEAEPMTMIDKSMKVSQSAEQLSPVKEEQKAKTVVVNVELDGNRADPTIKDRIAALQAIVSKQHVPIAKVDSVDDDVRILSRTEELQHMALEAKPSPQALGALRRRHVRFMRGCCVVQ encoded by the exons ATGACGGATTCTCAAAG CACTCAAATGGGTCGTGGAAGACACGCTAAGCGAAACAAGAGCACCGCTTCCGTCGGCAGCAAGAAAAATCGCACACAGTCGACtgcatctggaaaattccagCCAAGC gatGGTTTCACCACGTTTATCGTGGCAGTTTCCAGACTAGGAAAGCAAGGACAAGAGTTCACATGGCATGATCTGAGAAAGGTTTACCATAAGGAGACCCAACGTCAACTCACCGCCGAAGAGCTCAATGCGATCTTCTCATCGAAGAACTTGACCAA ACGAGAAATCTTCGAGCTTCCAAAGGTCAAAAGGTTCATGACATCGATGGATGGGAGTATGATGTGCAGGTTTCGCCTGATCGCCGATCCACAGGAAGTTTACGATGACGATCTCCCTCCATTGATGTCCACATCGGTCGAAACCGACG TTATCACTGAAGACACGTCATCCGATCACTCACAAGCTGTATCACCATCAAGTGGGAATCCGATTGCGATCTCAACAGACTGCGATGACAAAGCAGCTGGTCCAACTTCGGATTTAAGCAAGTCCGACAACTCTCCATCGCAAAGGTCTCTGGCACAACAGTCTTCAATGACTGATGACGAAGGATGGGTGTCTGGGAAGGAT gttcgcTCGGAAAATTCATCGCCGGTTGAGGATAAGGATGAGGTTGACGGTTCTAAGATGGAGATGGAAGACGATGTCTTTGAAGAAGATCAGAGAATCGCTGCTGAAAGCGATCAGGTCGACAGTGCAATGGTTGCTGATGTGATTATTGTGGAGGAGGCAAAAGTTGAGAAGCTTTTCAAGGCTCAAGAGATTGTGGCTCCGATAGTGCTCACGGAATCAATTGATGCCGCCTTTGAAGCAGTTATTCAATCAGTTTCACATGCGGATGCAACTCTTTCCATGACACA AAACGCTTCCGAAGAGGCGAAAGTGCACGCGACGCCGCCGTTGCCCGCCGAAAGAAAAACTATGGTGTCCGCAGAACTCGCCAACGGGAAACCCATCAAGCATCTCATCGAGAAGTTCGATGCCGGCGTCAACTTTGCAGAGCACAAGCCAAAATCCATTTATGCGCAGGTTCTCGAAGAAATTGGAGGCTCCGCGCCTAGAGTGGATGAAGTGTTTTCGGCGTCAAAGAAGGAGGAACACGCGGAGACTGAAGTGACAAATGTCATCTTCAGAAGCACTTCTACTCACAGTAGCATCATTGCGAACGGGAAGGAGCAGCTGGCCGAATTCGTCGCCGAGCAAGAAGCCAGACAAAAAGTCACTACTCCTAATCCAGTTAAAGAGGAAACTGAGAACGCGTTCTGTGCCAAAGAACAATCTTCAATGTCTTCATTGGATCGAGAGTACTTTGCATCCAAGACTAAATTGAATGAGGATCTATTTGCAGAG ctcGGAGTCAAAGATACCGATGGTTTCCAGCTCAAAACAGTCGACAGTAATGGCAGTGGACCAGGATCCTCGGAGATCATCACAGTCATTGAGACTCCATTGAAGGATGATCACCGAAAACGAGCAGATTCCGTGGAG AGTGACGCAGATGTTCCATACTCATTGTGCAGTGAAGATGAAGCGGAACCGATGACAATGATCGACAAGTCGATGAAAGTATCACAAAGTGCCGAGCAGTTGTCCCCTGTAAAAGAAGAGCAGAAGGCTAAGACTGTAGTAGTCAACGTCGAGCTGGACGGCAATCGTGCGGATCCCACAATCAAAGATCGCATTGCAGCACTGCAGGCGATAGTGTCAAAGCAACATGTGCCAATCGCAAAAGTGGACAGCGTCGACGATGATGTCAGGATTCTCAGCAGAACCGAGGAGCTTCAACATATGGCACTGGAGGCGAAACCTTCCCCTCAAGCG ctcggaGCACTCCGCCGCCGCCACGTTCGATTCATGCGAGGATGCTGCGTTGTCCAGTAG
- the T07C4.3 gene encoding ANK_REP_REGION domain-containing protein (Confirmed by transcript evidence), whose amino-acid sequence MTDSQSTQMGRGRHAKRNKSTASVGSKKNRTQSTASGKFQPSVDGFTTFIVAVSRLGKQGQEFTWHDLRKVYHKETQRQLTAEELNAIFSSKNLTKREIFELPKVKRFMTSMDGSMMCRFRLIADPQEVYDDDLPPLMSTSVETDVITEDTSSDHSQAVSPSSGNPIAISTDCDDKAAGPTSDLSKSDNSPSQRSLAQQSSMTDDEGWVSGKDVRSENSSPVEDKDEVDGSKMEMEDDVFEEDQRIAAESDQVDSAMVADVIIVEEAKVEKLFKAQEIVAPIVLTESIDAAFEAVIQSVSHADATLSMTQNASEEAKVHATPPLPAERKTMVSAELANGKPIKHLIEKFDAGVNFAEHKPKSIYAQVLEEIGGSAPRVDEVFSASKKEEHAETEVTNVIFRSTSTHSSIIANGKEQLAEFVAEQEARQKVTTPNPVKEETENAFCAKEQSSMSSLDREYFASKTKLNEDLFAELGVKDTDGFQLKTVDSNGSGPGSSEIITVIETPLKDDHRKRADSVESDADVPYSLCSEDEAEPMTMIDKSMKVSQSAEQLSPVKEEQKAKTVVVNVELDGNRADPTIKDRIAALQAIVSKQHVPIAKVDSVDDDVRILSRTEELQHMALEAKPSPQALGALRRRHVRFMRGCCVVQ is encoded by the exons ATGACGGATTCTCAAAG CACTCAAATGGGTCGTGGAAGACACGCTAAGCGAAACAAGAGCACCGCTTCCGTCGGCAGCAAGAAAAATCGCACACAGTCGACtgcatctggaaaattccagCCAAGCGTT gatGGTTTCACCACGTTTATCGTGGCAGTTTCCAGACTAGGAAAGCAAGGACAAGAGTTCACATGGCATGATCTGAGAAAGGTTTACCATAAGGAGACCCAACGTCAACTCACCGCCGAAGAGCTCAATGCGATCTTCTCATCGAAGAACTTGACCAA ACGAGAAATCTTCGAGCTTCCAAAGGTCAAAAGGTTCATGACATCGATGGATGGGAGTATGATGTGCAGGTTTCGCCTGATCGCCGATCCACAGGAAGTTTACGATGACGATCTCCCTCCATTGATGTCCACATCGGTCGAAACCGACG TTATCACTGAAGACACGTCATCCGATCACTCACAAGCTGTATCACCATCAAGTGGGAATCCGATTGCGATCTCAACAGACTGCGATGACAAAGCAGCTGGTCCAACTTCGGATTTAAGCAAGTCCGACAACTCTCCATCGCAAAGGTCTCTGGCACAACAGTCTTCAATGACTGATGACGAAGGATGGGTGTCTGGGAAGGAT gttcgcTCGGAAAATTCATCGCCGGTTGAGGATAAGGATGAGGTTGACGGTTCTAAGATGGAGATGGAAGACGATGTCTTTGAAGAAGATCAGAGAATCGCTGCTGAAAGCGATCAGGTCGACAGTGCAATGGTTGCTGATGTGATTATTGTGGAGGAGGCAAAAGTTGAGAAGCTTTTCAAGGCTCAAGAGATTGTGGCTCCGATAGTGCTCACGGAATCAATTGATGCCGCCTTTGAAGCAGTTATTCAATCAGTTTCACATGCGGATGCAACTCTTTCCATGACACA AAACGCTTCCGAAGAGGCGAAAGTGCACGCGACGCCGCCGTTGCCCGCCGAAAGAAAAACTATGGTGTCCGCAGAACTCGCCAACGGGAAACCCATCAAGCATCTCATCGAGAAGTTCGATGCCGGCGTCAACTTTGCAGAGCACAAGCCAAAATCCATTTATGCGCAGGTTCTCGAAGAAATTGGAGGCTCCGCGCCTAGAGTGGATGAAGTGTTTTCGGCGTCAAAGAAGGAGGAACACGCGGAGACTGAAGTGACAAATGTCATCTTCAGAAGCACTTCTACTCACAGTAGCATCATTGCGAACGGGAAGGAGCAGCTGGCCGAATTCGTCGCCGAGCAAGAAGCCAGACAAAAAGTCACTACTCCTAATCCAGTTAAAGAGGAAACTGAGAACGCGTTCTGTGCCAAAGAACAATCTTCAATGTCTTCATTGGATCGAGAGTACTTTGCATCCAAGACTAAATTGAATGAGGATCTATTTGCAGAG ctcGGAGTCAAAGATACCGATGGTTTCCAGCTCAAAACAGTCGACAGTAATGGCAGTGGACCAGGATCCTCGGAGATCATCACAGTCATTGAGACTCCATTGAAGGATGATCACCGAAAACGAGCAGATTCCGTGGAG AGTGACGCAGATGTTCCATACTCATTGTGCAGTGAAGATGAAGCGGAACCGATGACAATGATCGACAAGTCGATGAAAGTATCACAAAGTGCCGAGCAGTTGTCCCCTGTAAAAGAAGAGCAGAAGGCTAAGACTGTAGTAGTCAACGTCGAGCTGGACGGCAATCGTGCGGATCCCACAATCAAAGATCGCATTGCAGCACTGCAGGCGATAGTGTCAAAGCAACATGTGCCAATCGCAAAAGTGGACAGCGTCGACGATGATGTCAGGATTCTCAGCAGAACCGAGGAGCTTCAACATATGGCACTGGAGGCGAAACCTTCCCCTCAAGCG ctcggaGCACTCCGCCGCCGCCACGTTCGATTCATGCGAGGATGCTGCGTTGTCCAGTAG
- the spp-1 gene encoding Saposin B-type domain-containing protein (Confirmed by transcript evidence), giving the protein MTRILPCLFLVLLAAAPLLANPANPLNLKKHHGVFCDVCKALVEGGEKVGDDDLDAWLDVNIGTLCWTMLLPLHHECEEELKKVKKELKKDIENKDSPDKACKDVDLC; this is encoded by the exons ATGACTCGCATTCTTCCGTGTCTTTTCCTTGTCTTGCTCGCCGCTGCTCCACTTCTAGCCAATCCAGCTAACCCACTCAATCTCAAGAAGCATCACGGTGTTTTCTGTGATGTCTGCAAGGCTCTCGTCGAG GGTGGAGAGAAGGTTGGAGATGATGATCTCGATGCATGGCTTGATGTGAACATCGGAACTCTTTGCTGGACTATGCTGTTGCCGTTGCATCACGAGTGTGAGGAAGAGCTGAAGAAGGTCAAGAAGGAGCTGAAAAAGGATATTGAGAACAAGGATTCTCCAGACAAGGCGTGCAAGGATGTTGATTTGTGCTAA
- the umps-1 gene encoding Orotidine 5'-phosphate decarboxylase (Confirmed by transcript evidence), producing the protein MSSLTDKTRNGALKRNLLRQMLKASVFKFGEFQLKSGQISPIYIDLRECFGHPGLLMLISEAISKQVEISEVQYAGVLGIPYAALPYASVAAGNYLKKPLLIVRKEAKSYGTKKLIEGLYQPNDRLILIEDVVTTGGSILDVVKVLHTENLVASDVFCILDREQGGRQKLQDAGVTLHSLLDMQTVLTFLYSTGAIGDEQWHGIVQALNLPYTSPTKLEINSELENLSSLPYVENVRTPLAERESLTESALIKKILGIMRRKKSNLCLAVDYTTVEQCLQMIELAGPFVLAIKLHADAITDFNEEFTRKLTTMANDMDFIIFEDRKFGDTGNTNLLQLTGAQKIANWADVVTVHAVQGSDSIAGVFRKLAKDPTYRLSGVLLIAQLSTKGSLTALEGYTETAVKIANENRDVISGFITQTRVSACSDLLNWTPGVNLDAKSDSAGQQWRGVDEAIEVQQNDIIIVGRGVTSSSEPVQQLKRYRQIAWDALTRSDDSI; encoded by the exons ATGAGCTCGCTCACCGACAAAACCCGAAATGGAGCCCTGAAGCGGAATCTGCTCCGCCAAATGCTCAAAGCGAGCGTCTTCAAATTCGGCGAGTTTCAGCTCAAGTCTGGGCAGATTTCACCGATTTATATCGATCTTCGCGAATGCTTTGGGCATCCGGGGcttttg ATGCTTATCTCAGAAGCGATATCGAAGCAGGTGGAGATTAGCGAGGTTCAGTACGCTGGAGTTCTTGGAATCCCATACGCGGCTCTTCCCTACGCATCAGTCGCCGCTGGAAACTATCTGAAGAAGCCGCTGCTCATCGTTCGCAAAGAGGCCAAGTCCTACGGCACGAAGAAGCTCATCGAGGGATTGTACCAGCCAAACGATCGTCTGATCCTCATCGAAGACGTCGTGACGACAGGTGGAAGCATCCTGGACGTGGTAAAAGTGCTTCACACAGAGAATTTGGTCGCCTCGGATGTATTTTGCATTCTGGATCGAGAACAAGGCGGGCGTCAGAAGCTCCAGGACGCGGGTGTCACGCTGCACAGCCTGCTCGACATGCAAACAGTTCTCACATTCTTGTACTCAACTGGAGCGATCGGTGACGAGCAGTGGCACGGAATTGTTCAG GCTCTCAACCTTCCGTACACCTCCCCAACAAAGCTGGAAATCAACAGCGAGCTCGAAAACCTGTCCAGTCTACCGTACGTGGAAAACGTGCGAACTCCGCTTGCGGAACGCGAATCCCTCACAGAATCTGCACTCATCAAGAAAATTCTTGGAATCATGCGCCGGAAGAAGTCGAATCTGTGTCTCGCTGTCGACTACACTACCGTCGAGCAGTGCCTTCAGATGATCGAGCTCGCTGGTCCATTTGTGCTGGCGATCAAGCTTCACGCCGACGCTATCACCGATTTCAACGAGGAATTCACGAGGAAGCTGACGACGATGGCAAATGATATGGACTTTATCATTTTCGAGGATCGGAAGTTTGGCGACACTGGAAACACGAACCTTCTTCAGCTCACTGGAGCCCAGAAAATCGCCAACTGGGCGGATGTTGTGACTGTTCATGCCGTACAAGGAAGTGACAGCATTGCAGGAGTCTTCAGGAAGCTCGCCAAAGATCCGACTTACAGGCTCAGTGGAGTTCTCCTCATCGCGCAGCTCAGCACCAAAGGATCTTTGACTGCGCTGGAAGGATACACCGAGACCGCCGTCAAGATTGCCAACGAGAATCGTGACGTGATTTCTGGATTCATCACTCAGACGAGAGTGTCTGCTTGCTCGGATCTTCTCAATTGGACGCCCGGTGTGAATCTCGACGCGAAATCCGACTCGGCCGGTCAGCAGTGGAGAGGTGTCGACGAGGCGATCGAAGTACAGCAGAACGACATCATCATCGTCGGAAGAGGCGTCACGTCGTCCAGTGAGCCCGTTCAGCAGCTCAagag ATATCGACAAATCGCCTGGGATGCGCTCACGAGAAGCGACGATAgcatttga
- the tbx-9 gene encoding T-box transcription factor tbx-9 (Confirmed by transcript evidence): MSKVKVSIEGSQETLWKIFHAEVNEMIVTKNGRKLFPKLEYIVEGLDENKLYAIMLQLQPVGESRFKFSGGKWQETGKAEKQVDAKKMWHADGVRKGSDWMWSSICFDRVKISNYSESNNASMIYLNSMHKYIPVLTIYESPSESPFCVPQSSNQIVATAKFPHTEFIAVTAYQNQKITDLKIKHNSFAKGFRDGNLSRKRRSPSYSDGSNSQSPSPKSRSPPEVAPLQSMPPINPFLFYFPHMLSENLPVQFPFAFPFLSPLPSTPSSSSSELSIVKEEDQEVEEDIDIVG; encoded by the exons atgtCCAAAGTCAAAGTATCAATCGAAGGATCCCAAGAAACTCTCTGGAAGATATTCCACGCAGAAGTCAACGAGATGATTGTCACGAAGAACGGCCGAAAGTTGTTCCCAAAGTTGGAATATATAGTCGAAGGGCTTGATGAAAACAAGCTGTATGCAATAATGCTCCAATTACAACCAGTTGGAGAAAGTCGATTCAAGTTCAGCGGTGGAAAGTGGCAGGAAACGGGCAAAGCTGAGAAGCAGGTCGACGCGAAGAAGATGTGGCATGCTGATGGAGTTCGGAAGGGAAG TGACTGGATGTGGAGTTCGATTTGCTTTGATCGTGTGAAAATCTCCAACTATTCAGAGTCCAACAACGCTTCAATG atttaccTCAACAGCATGCACAAGTACATTCCAGTGCTGACAATCTACGAGTCTCCATCGGAGAGCCCTTTCTGCGTCCCACAATCCTCAAACCAAATCGTCGCCACCGCCAAATTCCCTCATACCGAGTTTATTGCAGTAACGGCTTACCAG AACCAAAAAATCACCGACTTGAAAATCAAGCACAACAGTTTTGCCAAAGGTTTCCGTGACGGGAACTTGAGTCGCAAGAGAAGATCACCATCATATTCCGACGGCAGCAACTCACAGTCCCCATCGCCAAAATCCAGATCACCACCGGAGGTCGCACCTCTTCAGTCGATGCCTCCAATCAAcccatttcttttttattttccccatatgttatctgaaaatcttcCAGTCCAATTTCCATTCGCTTTTCCATTTCTCTCGCCTCTCCCGTCGACTCCTTCCAGCTCGAGCAGTGAGCTGAGCATTGTGAAGGAGGAGGATCAGGAGGTAGAAGAAGATATTGATATTGTtggttga